The Anoxybacillus amylolyticus DNA segment AAATACTCCAAAGACGAAATTAAACAAATTATTGAAAAAGGACGCGGCGGCATGCCAGCTGGCGTCATTCAAGGCGATGATGTCGACAAAGTCGCGGAATGGTTAGCTTCCAAAAAATAAGCGACAAGCAATCCAGTGCCATTTGGTACTGGATTGTTTTTATTTTGAAATATAACTGTAAACAAAAAATGTATCGAACCGTGTTATAATATGTCTTGTGGAATTTTGTATAAATAGCGCGAGAATGATCGAATGATTGTTTCAATGACGATTTTACAAAATAAGGTGATGAATAATGATCGAAATGAAAGATGTATATAAAACATACCCAAACGGCGTGATAGCCTTAAATGGCATTAGCGTCCGCATTAAACAAGGCGAATTTGTCTACGTCGTGGGTCCGAGCGGTGCAGGGAAATCGACGTTTATTAAAATGATGTACCGCGAAGAAAAGCCAACGAGTGGCTCGATTATGATTAATGGGGTGAACTTGGCGAAAATGAAGGATAGCCGGGTGCCGCTTTTACGCCGTCATATTGGTGTTGTATTCCAAGATTTTAAATTACTTCCCAAGCTAACGGTATATGAAAATGTAGCGTTTGCTTTGGAAGTAATTGAAGAATCCCCAAAAGTGATTAAAAAGAAAGTGATGGAAGTATTAGATTTAGTTGGATTAAAACATAAAGCCCGCTTTTATCCGAACGAGCTTTCGGGCGGGGAGCAACAGCGCGTATCTATCGCTCGTTCGATTGTCAACTCGCCCAAAATCGTCATTGCGGACGAGCCGACAGGAAACTTAGACCCCGAAAACTCATGGGGCATTATGGAGCTGTTTGAAACGATTAATGACCGAGGCACGACGATTGTGATGGCAACCCATAACCGTGAAATTGTCAATACGATAAAAAAGCGCGTCATTGCGATTGAAAGTGGAAAAATTGTCCGTGATGAGGCAAGGGGGGAATACGGCTATGAGAATTAATACCCTCCGCCGCCATATGCGCGAAAGTGTAAAAAGTCTCGGGAGAAATGGCTGGATGACGTTTGCGTCCATTAGTGCAGTGACAGTGACGCTGTTGCTTGTCGGCGTGTTTCTTGTCATTATGATGAACATGAACCATTTTGCGAACAAAATCGAAAGCGATGTCGAAATTCGCGTATATATTGACGTGACGGCAAGCGAAAAAGATAAGCAAGCGTTAAAAGCGCAAATTGAGGCAGTTCCAGGAGTCAAAGATGTGCAATATTCGTCCAAAGAGCAAGAGCTGCAAAACCTAATTAAAAGTTTTGGAGAAGAAGGAGCGTCGTTCCGCCTTTTTGAACAAGACAACCCGTTAAGCGACGTATACGTCGTTAAAGCAGCGAAACCAGAAGACATAGCAAAAATCGCCAAAAAAATAGAAGCGTTTCCTTTTGCTCATAAAGTGAAGTACGGCCAAGGGCAAGTGGAGAAGCTATTTAGTACATTAAAAGTTGCGCGAAATGTTGGGATTGGCTTAATTGTCGGTCTTTTGTTCACGGCGATGTTTTTAATCTCGAACACAATTAAAATTACGATTTTTGCGCGCCGGCGTGAAATTGAGATTATGAGATTAGTAGGTGCGACGAACGGATTTATTCGCTGGCCGTTTTTCTTAGAAGGATTGTGGCTTGGGGTGATTGGAGCCGTCGTACCGATTGCGTTCATTTCATTCGTGTACTATAACCTTTATGCATTTTTAAAGCCGAAGGTAACCGTTCCGTTTTTGCAGTTGCTTCCTGTTGACCCGTTTATGTGGCAAGTTAGCGCCATTTTATTGGCGTTAGGGGCATGCATTGGTGTTTGGGGAAGTATGATGTCCGTCCGGAAATTTTTAAAAGTTTAATAGAGAAAGGGGAACAAAGTTGTGAAGCAAAGAGTAATGTCACTAGCGGTAGCGGCCGTACTTGGGATGACGAGCTTTTCTTACCCGGCAAATGCGGTGAGCAATCGAGAAATTCAGCAAAAACGAAGCGCGATTAATAACATCCAGTCGAAACAGTCTTCCATCCAAAGTGAAATAAAGAAAGCAGATCAACAAATCGAACAGATAAAGACGCAGCAAGCGCAGCTGGCAACGGAAATGGAAAAATTGGACATGGAAGTATCAGAAACGAGTGCAAAAATCCGCAACGTTTCCCAAACGATTAATGACACAAAGAAAGATATTGAAGCGTTGAAACACCAAATTGCGGAAGTAGAGGCACGCATTGAGAAACGGAATGAGCTACTGAAAGAGCGGGTACGTTCGTTACAGTTAAGTGGTGGGCTCATTAGCTATTTAGACGTATTGCTTGGTTCGCAAAGCTTTGGCGACTTTATCGACCGGATTAGCGCGGTGACGACGATTTTTGAAGCGGACAAGCAAATTATTCAGGAGCAAGAAGAAGATAAAGCGTTGAAAGCGAAGAAGGAAAATGAATTAACGTCGAAATTGACGACGCTGCAAAATGATTTGCAAGAGTTAGAGCAATTAAAACAAACGTTAAATCAGCAAATGAACGAAAAAGAGCAGCTTATGGCGCAATTAAAACAGCAGGAGCAAAGCATTAACGAAGAAAAATTATCGTTAGCGGAAGAGCAAGAGTTGTTGGAAAAACAAGAAGCGGCTATTCGTTCACAACTTCAGCAACTATTAATTAAAAAGCAGCAAGAACAAGCAGCCCAACAATCACCATCATCGTCTAATCATTCGAATAGCGGTGGAAACGTCCCTCCGGTAACTGACGGTGTGTTCATGCGTCCAGCCAATGGTCCGATTACCTCAGGATTTGGTCCGCGTGGCGGGGAGTTCCATTATGGGGTGGATATTGGCAAGCGCGCGCCAGAAGTTCCAGTCGTCGCAGCAGCCGATGGTGTCGTGTTCCGTTCCTACTATTCTCGTAGTTATGGAAACGTCGTATTTATTACGCATGTGATTGATGGGCAAGTATATACAACTGTCTATGCCCACTTAGAATCGCGGCTTGTCAGCGAAGGGCAGACGGTAAGCAAAGGACAGATCATCGGTTACATGGGCAATACAGGTCAATCAGAAGGGTCGCACCTTCATTTTGAATTGCATCGTGGCCCGTGGAATGCTGCAAAATCGAACGCGGTCAATCCGTTAAGCTATATTAATTTTTAAATGTTGTAGAGATACAAAAAGAATAAAAATTAAATGAATAGTATAAAAATACACAATTTGTCTAGATCGCTATGACGACAAGTTGTGTATTTTTTTTTTCAAGGATTAGGTTATCAATTTTATTAAAAACAATCCGTGGTGCTAGTTGAGTGCTAGCGCTCAACTAGCACAAATGTTACAAGCGAATATGCCAACAATATACCATCTATAATAAGTTGTAGCAAAGAATTTCCACGCTATTTCCTTCGTACAGGTGTGTTAATTATCCAATTAACAGCGCTCGATTCCTCGCTTTTCTGCCTTAGTCGGCAAGCAAACGGGCTTGACTGCGTCACGTGTTCGCGTGACAGAGAACCGAACAACGAGCAGCCCGACAGTCGAAAAATGTTAACACTTCAATGTGCATTTATATAGTAAGCCCGCTTGAAACTAACGGGCTCTGCTTTACTCTTTAGTTGAGCTTCGGAGCGGGATTTCGTCCCTTCTTGTCTTGGTCAGATAGAGGACCAAGCTCAAAATAGTTATGAGGAAGATCGCACTGGTTCCTATCGTACCTAGACCAAGGCCACCTTCATGTCGCGGCTGTGACAAGTAGTCGCCAAGAGAGGCACCTAGAGGGCGGGTCAAGATATAGGCGCTCCAGAAGGCAAGCACTGCATTCATTTTAAAGAAATAGTAAGCGATGGTGATTACACCGATCAATGCGGCGAACATAAGCGCTGCCTCCCAGTAACCTAAGTGGAGACCCTCTGCTGTGAGATCACCGGCTGCAGTACCTAGGGCAAAGGTAAACAAGATGGCCAACCAGTAAAATGCTTCTCGCCTGACCGTGTAAATAGAGTGAATAGATAGTGTTTTTTCACTTACGTACCAAGCCGCAAAAGTCAAAAGCAGTGCGACGGTGAAGACGATGGTAGTAGTTTCAAGAGTGACGCCAAGGTTGTCCACAAGATTGTCGGAGATGAGCGTACCGACAATGCTGATCAGGACAACCGCAAGCCAGTAGATTCTTGGAACGTACTTTCTGGACCTGAACTGGAAGAACAGAGTGATAAGTAAGAGACTACTCATGACAAAGGTCGTGTTAGTCAAGCCTAGGTTCAAGTTCCCATTTAGGAAATCCGCGGCTGTTTCTCCCACGGTAGTTGTCAAGATTTTAATAATCCAGAAGAAGAGCGTGATTTTTGGAACCTTGCTCCATATCTGATAATCTTGTCGCGTATTGTCCGTCATGTTATGAGAAATGGATCGGTTTGTTGTCAATGAATTCATCTCCTTTTCATGATTTGTTTTGATTCATCATTTGATGACTGTTGTTAAAAGACAGGGACTTTACGTGAATATGCTAATATGTTTTGATGAGATTTATCTAGAAACCTAATGAAATCTAAATGAAAAGCCCATGAAAAAAATGTTTAAAAAACTT contains these protein-coding regions:
- the ftsE gene encoding cell division ATP-binding protein FtsE — its product is MIEMKDVYKTYPNGVIALNGISVRIKQGEFVYVVGPSGAGKSTFIKMMYREEKPTSGSIMINGVNLAKMKDSRVPLLRRHIGVVFQDFKLLPKLTVYENVAFALEVIEESPKVIKKKVMEVLDLVGLKHKARFYPNELSGGEQQRVSIARSIVNSPKIVIADEPTGNLDPENSWGIMELFETINDRGTTIVMATHNREIVNTIKKRVIAIESGKIVRDEARGEYGYEN
- the ftsX gene encoding permease-like cell division protein FtsX codes for the protein MRINTLRRHMRESVKSLGRNGWMTFASISAVTVTLLLVGVFLVIMMNMNHFANKIESDVEIRVYIDVTASEKDKQALKAQIEAVPGVKDVQYSSKEQELQNLIKSFGEEGASFRLFEQDNPLSDVYVVKAAKPEDIAKIAKKIEAFPFAHKVKYGQGQVEKLFSTLKVARNVGIGLIVGLLFTAMFLISNTIKITIFARRREIEIMRLVGATNGFIRWPFFLEGLWLGVIGAVVPIAFISFVYYNLYAFLKPKVTVPFLQLLPVDPFMWQVSAILLALGACIGVWGSMMSVRKFLKV
- a CDS encoding murein hydrolase activator EnvC family protein, which translates into the protein MSLAVAAVLGMTSFSYPANAVSNREIQQKRSAINNIQSKQSSIQSEIKKADQQIEQIKTQQAQLATEMEKLDMEVSETSAKIRNVSQTINDTKKDIEALKHQIAEVEARIEKRNELLKERVRSLQLSGGLISYLDVLLGSQSFGDFIDRISAVTTIFEADKQIIQEQEEDKALKAKKENELTSKLTTLQNDLQELEQLKQTLNQQMNEKEQLMAQLKQQEQSINEEKLSLAEEQELLEKQEAAIRSQLQQLLIKKQQEQAAQQSPSSSNHSNSGGNVPPVTDGVFMRPANGPITSGFGPRGGEFHYGVDIGKRAPEVPVVAAADGVVFRSYYSRSYGNVVFITHVIDGQVYTTVYAHLESRLVSEGQTVSKGQIIGYMGNTGQSEGSHLHFELHRGPWNAAKSNAVNPLSYINF
- a CDS encoding COG4705 family protein — encoded protein: MTDNTRQDYQIWSKVPKITLFFWIIKILTTTVGETAADFLNGNLNLGLTNTTFVMSSLLLITLFFQFRSRKYVPRIYWLAVVLISIVGTLISDNLVDNLGVTLETTTIVFTVALLLTFAAWYVSEKTLSIHSIYTVRREAFYWLAILFTFALGTAAGDLTAEGLHLGYWEAALMFAALIGVITIAYYFFKMNAVLAFWSAYILTRPLGASLGDYLSQPRHEGGLGLGTIGTSAIFLITILSLVLYLTKTRRDEIPLRSSTKE